In Vigna angularis cultivar LongXiaoDou No.4 chromosome 8, ASM1680809v1, whole genome shotgun sequence, one DNA window encodes the following:
- the LOC108345290 gene encoding basic leucine zipper 43: MQSREVSALNYLLPSNPSPYPPNNNFTTIQNNIPTFQFQRFSTQLYGHNHNTPYDFSPQSSCISSNSTSDEADEQQLTLINERKHRRMISNRESARRSRMRKQKHLDELWSQVMWLRNENHQLIDKLNHVSENHDQVLQENAQLKEEASELRQMIRDMQIHSPSPSYTPFQDHHVPCTSPYLRSDSSNQSNSCNNIDLLG; this comes from the coding sequence ATGCAAAGCAGGGAAGTCTCAGCCCTGAATTATTTACTCCCTTCAAACCCTTCTCCCTACCCTCCCAACAACAATTTCACAACCATCCAAAACAACATTCCCACATTCCAGTTCCAAAGATTCTCCACCCAATTATATGGCCACAACCACAACACCCCCTATGATTTCAGTCCTCAATCATCGTGCATCAGCAGCAACTCCACTTCTGATGAGGCTGATGAGCAGCAACTCACTCTCATCAACGAGAGGAAGCACAGAAGGATGATATCAAACCGAGAATCCGCACGTAGGTCACGGATGAGGAAGCAGAAGCACCTCGATGAGCTTTGGTCACAGGTCATGTGGCTCAGGAATGAGAACCACCAACTCATAGACAAACTCAACCATGTCTCAGAAAACCATGACCAAGTTCTCCAAGAAAATGCTCAGCTCAAAGAAGAAGCCTCTGAACTTCGCCAAATGATCAGGGACATGCAGATACACAGCCCTTCTCCCTCCTACACCCCTTTCCAAGATCACCATGTCCCTTGCACCTCACCGTATCTCAGATCCGATTCTTCAAACCAATCCAACTCCTGTAACAACATCGATCTCCTTGGCTGA
- the LOC108346028 gene encoding probable galacturonosyltransferase 9 translates to MAVATRGTRGGSTFRGLFSFRIFISAMFSLLFIATLSVLFTNNPSTSQDVSDLPTTGNAYVHRTFLALKSDPLRTRVDLIHQQAKDHIALVNAYGAYARKLKLDISKQLKTFDELAHNFSDIAMKPVYQKSLFETDGPIDEDALKQFEKEVKERVKIARMIIVEAKENYDNQLKIQKLKDTIFAVHESLAKAKKNGAMASLISARSIPKSLHCLAMRLMGEKISNPEKYRDEGPKPEFEDPTLYHYVIFSDNVIAVSVVVRSVVKNAMEPWKHVFHVVANRMNVGAMKVWFKMRPIEGGAFLEVKAVEEFAFLNSSYVPILRQLESAKMNQPENATNDSNMKNAKSLSMMDHLRFYLPEMYPKLYKILLLDEDVVVQKDLTGLWNIDMEGKVNGAVETCFGSFHRYAHYMNFSHPLIKEKFNPKACAWAYGMNIFNLDAWRREKCTDTYQYWQNLNEDQTLWKAGILPPGLITFYSTTKSLDKSWHVLGLGYNPSISMDEINKAAVIHYNGNMKPWLDIALNQYKNLWTKYVDNDMEFVQMCNFGL, encoded by the exons ATGGCGGTTGCTACCAGAGGAACCAGGGGTGGATCTACTTTTCGTGGTCTCTTCTCCTTCCGGATCTTCATCTCTGCCAtgttctctcttctcttcatcGCCACCCTTTCGGTCCTATTCACCAACAACCCCTCCACATCCCAAGATGTATCT gATCTTCCCACCACTGGTAATGCATACGTGCATCGAACGTTTTTGGCTTTGAAATCTGACCCTCTTAGGACCCGAGTGGATTTGATACACCAGCAAGCTAAAGATCACATAGCTCTAGTGAATGCTTATGGTGCTTATGCAAGGAAGCTCAAGCTTGACATTTCTAAGCAATTGAAGACTTTTGATGAGTTGGCGCACAATTTTTCGGATATTGCAATGAAGCCGGTTTACCAGAAGTCATTGTTTGAGACAGATGGTCCGATTGATGAGGACGCGCTGAAGCAGTTTGAGAAGGAGGTTAAAGAAAGAGTGAAGATTGCGCGTATGATCATTGTTGAGGCGAAAGAGAATTATGATAATCAGTTGAAGATCCAGAAGTTGAAGGATACAATATTTGCTGTTCATGAGTCACTTGCGAAGGCAAAGAAGAATGGGGCAATGGCGAGCTTGATTTCAGCCAGATCGATTCCCAAGAGCTTGCATTGTTTGGCGATGAGACTGATGGGTGAGAAGATTTCAAATCCTGAGAAATATAGAGATGAAGGGCCGAAGCCAGAGTTTGAAGATCCCACTCTGTATCATTATGTGATATTCTCGGACAATGTAATAGCTGTGTCTGTGGTGGTGAGATCTGTTGTGAAGAATGCAATGGAACCATGGAAGCATGTTTTTCATGTTGTTGCAAACAGGATGAATGTGGGGGCAATGAAGGTTTGGTTTAAGATGAGGCCTATTGAAGGCGGTGCATTTTTGGAGGTAAAAGCAGTTGAAGAATTTGCATTCTTAAACTCATCATATGTCCCTATCTTGAGGCAACTTGAGTCAGCAAAAATGAATCAGCCTGAAAATGCAACAAATGATTCAAACATGAAAAATGCCAAGTCCCTGTCCATGATGGATCACCTTCGATTTTATTTGCCAGAAATGTACCCTAAATTGTATAAGATCTTGCTTTTGGATGAAGATGTTGTAGTTCAGAAAGACTTGACAGGTTTGTGGAACATTGACATGGAGGGAAAGGTGAATGGTGCTGTTGAGACATGTTTTGGTTCTTTCCATCGATATGCCCATTACATGAATTTCTCTCATCCTCTGATCAAGGagaaattcaatccaaaagcttGTGCTTGGGCCTATGGCATGAATATATTCAATCTCGATGCTTGGAGGCGGGAAAAGTGTACAGATACTTACCAGTATTGGCAGAACTTG AATGAAGATCAAACTTTGTGGAAAGCAGGGATTTTGCCACCAGGTTTGATCACCTTCTACTCCACAACCAAGTCATTGGACAAATCCTGGCACGTGCTTGGCCTGGGTTACAATCCCAGCATTAGCATGGATGAGATCAACAAAGCTGCAGTCATTCATTACAATGGAAACATGAAACCCTGGCTTGATATTGCTTTGAATCAATACAAAAATCTGTGGACCAAATACGTGGACAATGATATGGAGTTTGTGCAGATGTGCAATTTTGGCCTATAG